DNA sequence from the Alkaliphilus metalliredigens QYMF genome:
TCCCACCCTTTCCTTGATATCAGATTTTTTCATGCCTATGAGCTCAAGGGGGTAAGCAATATTTTGAAATACGTTGCGGCTACTGAGTAGATGATAATTTTGAAAAATCATACCAATGTTTTTACGTACATTTCTTAGTTGGGTAGAAGTAAGTTTCGTTAATTCAATGTGATCGATAGATACTTCTCCGACAGTTGGCCTTTCGAGTAGATTGATGCAGCGTATGAGGGTTGATTTACCTGCTCCACTCAAACCAACGATACCAAATATATCTCCCTTCTCAACGGTAAAATTAATATCCTTCAATGCTTGTACATTACCTTCTTTAGATTCGTAAAGCTTACTTAAGTTACTTAACTGAATCATTCAATCACCTCGCTAAAGTTTTAATTTCATAAAGCAAAAAGAGTAGAACCGTGTGCATAGTAGAACTTTTACTCATATAGCAAAAGAGTATTTTTGCAATAAAAAAGCCACTTTCGCATGAAAGAGGCACCATTAAAAAATAGAGTAATGTCCTCTCTCATCTTTCAACACATAAGTGTTGTTGGAATTAGCACCTTCGAATTGCAAAAACAATTCGTGGTTGCCGGGTTTCATCGGGCCAGTCCCTCCACCTCTCTTGATAAGAGTATAAATCGATATTCAATTTAAAAACAACTATAATATAATTTTCATAGTATGTCAACAAAAATAATAAAAAAGTTTAAAGTAATAAAATCAAAAGAGAAAAGGATTCCCTGGAATAAAGTAGAATAATTAAAGTAATCTATAAATTTGAGGTGAATAGTATGTCCCATCAATCTAGAATTAAGGATGAATTTGCCGACTCTTTGTTTGAGGCTATTTTAAAGCTTGAAACCATGGAAGAATGCTATCGTTTTTTTGAAGACATCTGCACAATTAAAGAAATACAGTCTATTTCTCAACGGCTTGCGGTGGCCAAGCTCTTAAATGCTGGTAAAACCTATAATCATATCGAAGAAAAAACAAAGGCCAGTACAGCAACCATAAGTAGAATCAACCGCTGTTTACATTATGGAGCAGATGGATACAAAATGATATTAGAAAAGTTAGCAGACGAAAAAAAGGAGTAAACTGGTTTTCTTCTTAGAACAAAGAAAAAGCAGGCAATAACACACAGAGGTGTGTTATTGCCTGCTTTTGTTGATGTATAAAATAGGGTTTTGAGGTTTCCTAGCAGTCTAAATGAAAGGCTGAATGAAGTGCATTAACAGCTTTTTTAGCATCTGATTCATCAACAAGACAGGAAATTGTTGAATGAGAATCGGAGCTTTGTAGAATCTGTATATCTTCTGAAGATAACGCACCCACAATGGTAGCCATGACACCAGGAATCCCTGTGATTCGATTACCAACAACGGTTACCTTGCTACAATGTGTTCGTATTTCATGTGAAAAATTCAACTTCTTAAGTTGAATTTGCACAATATTGATCTGCTCTGTACTAATTGTAAAGATTTTTTTGTCTAGAAAAAAGTTAATCATGTCAATGCTTACTTTAGACTCCGCCAAGGTGGACAATAACAAACTATCGTGGGCCAGGTTATTTTCCATGTGAACTGAGACCTGTGAAATGCCATCCTTATGTGTGATGGCTGTTAAAAGATTTTTCTTTGGTTGGGAACAGTACAAAGATTCTTTGTCACCTGTGAAGGAGTGAATTCTAGTCCCTGGATGCTCCGACATGGTATTTCGAATATTCACTGGAATATTCTTTTTTTGAGCAATTTCTACGGCCCGAGGATGAATGACCTTGGCACCCTTTTCAGCCATTTGAAATACCTCATTGTAGTTCACTTGGTCTAGAATTCTAGCTCTTGGAACGACATTTGGGTCAGCTGTCATAATGCCATCGACATCTGTATAAATCTCTACATACTCTGCATTTAAGGCAACTGCCAATGCAGTGGCTGTTGTATCGCTACCGCCTCGACCTAGGGTAGTCACTTCACCCGAAGCTGTGGCCCCTTGAAATCCTGGAACAACAACAATATAATCCTTTTCTAAATAAGAAAGTGATCTCTTCTCATCAATAGCAATGATTTCAGCGTTACTAAAATGATCATCAGTCAAGATCCCTGCTTGGGCACCGGTTAAAACAATTACTTTTTCTCCTAATGCCTCTAATGCTGAGCCTAGAAGGGTGGCAGAAATAATTTCACCACATGACATCAGTAGATCTAATGTTTTAAGACTACAAAGCGGATTTTCTTCTAAAAGCAAGTTTCTTAAGGTATCAGTGGCATAGGCATCACCTTTACGACCTAAGGCTGACACGACTACCACGATGTTTTTCTGTTTTTGTTTTGTTTGCAAAATTTTATTAATTACTTGTGTTCTCCGCTCTTTAGTTGAAACGGAGGTACCCCCAAATTTCTGAACAACAATGTTCACAAAAATCACCCCATATTATTATGAAATTTCATTTCTAAATGAATCATACTATTAAAATATGCTTTCATCTTATTAAATGTTTATGGATTATGTCAATAAAAATTTAAATTTCAACATGCACAATAAGATTGTACCCTTCATAGGATAAAATCACACGAGAAAAGTGAAGTAAGCGGGTAGGGTTGATACAAAAGAAATACATTCATTAATAGAGAGGCACCTTTATGATCACTGACACATAATATGTAGTGAAACAATGAAAGTTAGAAGTAAACACTTTCATGAAGGAGGTGAAGTACATGTCAGAGGTAGCGAGCACAAACGTTTTAGGTGGTTTGTTTGGGAGAGACAGTAGTGTGTTGTTTTTCTTCCTACTACTGGTGGTGATCTTCTGTAGCTGTGGTATATTTAAGGGCGCAGGTGACAGCTTGTTATTCTTCTTCCTATTATTAGCAGTATTATTTGGAGGAAGACAATTATCATTTTGTTAGTTAAAGGGTAGGGTATCCTACCCTTTTTCATGTCACCAAATAAAAGTGAAAGTCATACTATAGATAATGACACTAGGAATAGTGGAAAATCTATTGAGGAAGGTGAAATATATGTCTGAGGTAACTAGTGGTAGTAGATTTGGAGGATTATTTGGGACGGATTCAAGTTTGTTGTTTTTCTTTTTGTTGCTGGTTTTAATATTCTGTAACTGTGGTATCTTTAGAGGATCGGGGGATAGTTTACTATTCTTCTTCTTGCTATTGGTAGTACTCTTTGGTGGAACAAGACTATTTGGTGTGTAAATCGGTGTCAAATGTGATAAAATGAATAAGACCAAATAAGAAGGGATCTAGATCCCTTCTTATTTGTTTAAGCGCTATGAGTCGATGCGATAGCATCAGACGAATTTTTGTATGACTTCTAATTAAAAAATTGAAAAGCCATACAAATTTCGCTAAAAAATAATCTTTGGAAAAGGTATAATATAACCGGACATGTATCTGACAGCCTAAAATAGAAAAAAATCTTTTGGCTAGGTATTAAGTCCTATGTTGCTTAACAAACAATAGGTAATATTTACTGTGTATTACTTGTTAAACCAACTGTAATCATATAGAATATATTTATTGAGTTGATTCTAAGAATTGATAGGATAAGAGGTGGATCTATGACAAGCCCCAGAATTTTAATCGTGGAAGATTCCCGAATGCTTGCACTGGATATACAAGAAAAATTAAATCATTTAGGGTATACTGTCATAGGGACGGCGGCCACAGGAGAAGAGGCTATTTCTTATGCCCAAACACAGTCACCAGATTTGGTGTTGATGGATATTTTTCTTAAGGGAGAAATGGATGGCATTGAAGCTGCAACTAAAATACAAGGACAACTTAAACTGCCAATCATTTATTTAACCTCTTATTCAGAGACGAAAATTTTAGATAGAATCAAGGCAACAGAGTCCTATGGTTATTTAGTAAAACCAGTTAAGGAGAGTGTGCTTCATACGAATATTCAAATGGCCCTCTATAAAGCCGATATTGAACGAAAGCTTCGAGAAAGTGAAATAAAGTATCGTGCATTATTTCAAAACATGATGGATGGCTTTGGATATTTTCAAATTGTGATAGATGAGAACAACCACCCAGTGGATTTTATTATATTAGAGGTGAATAGAGCCTTTGAAAGATTAATGACAACCAGCCGCAGGAAAATTATTGGGAAAAGGGGTACCGAAGTATTTAAAGGAATGGTTGAGTCAGACTTTGATTGGATCGAAGAGTGTGGACGTGTTGCTTTAAATGGAGAAACGGTTCATCGGAAGGAAAGATACTTTGAGA
Encoded proteins:
- a CDS encoding YerC/YecD family TrpR-related protein translates to MSHQSRIKDEFADSLFEAILKLETMEECYRFFEDICTIKEIQSISQRLAVAKLLNAGKTYNHIEEKTKASTATISRINRCLHYGADGYKMILEKLADEKKE
- the dapG gene encoding aspartate kinase; the encoded protein is MNIVVQKFGGTSVSTKERRTQVINKILQTKQKQKNIVVVVSALGRKGDAYATDTLRNLLLEENPLCSLKTLDLLMSCGEIISATLLGSALEALGEKVIVLTGAQAGILTDDHFSNAEIIAIDEKRSLSYLEKDYIVVVPGFQGATASGEVTTLGRGGSDTTATALAVALNAEYVEIYTDVDGIMTADPNVVPRARILDQVNYNEVFQMAEKGAKVIHPRAVEIAQKKNIPVNIRNTMSEHPGTRIHSFTGDKESLYCSQPKKNLLTAITHKDGISQVSVHMENNLAHDSLLLSTLAESKVSIDMINFFLDKKIFTISTEQINIVQIQLKKLNFSHEIRTHCSKVTVVGNRITGIPGVMATIVGALSSEDIQILQSSDSHSTISCLVDESDAKKAVNALHSAFHLDC